One Amaranthus tricolor cultivar Red isolate AtriRed21 chromosome 1, ASM2621246v1, whole genome shotgun sequence DNA window includes the following coding sequences:
- the LOC130822548 gene encoding GDSL esterase/lipase At5g22810 — MNCSVAYYYYYFLVIILVISKSVNGQPVVPALFIFGDSIVDVGNNNNLHTIVKSNFNPYGRDFLYHQPTGRFCNGKLATDFTAETIGFTSYQPAYLNKEATGKNLLIGANFASASSGYHDSTPKIYNTLSLSKQLEFYMEYQKKLELIAGKTNATSIITEAVYLISAGSSDFLQNYYINPLLYKLYSLEEFSNVLVQQFAEFVRKLYWLGARKVGVTSLPPLGCLPAAITIFGEDSNECVEHINKDAITFNNMLNYTANELQTQLSNLTLVVFDIYQPLYDIVTKPQDNGFVEARKACCGTGLVETSYLCNSKSPGTCNNASEYVFWDGFHPSEATNRILSDDLTAAAISLIS, encoded by the exons ATGAATTGTTCTGttgcatattattattattatttccttGTAATAATTTTAGTTATTAGTAAATCAGTAAATGGACAACCAGTTGTACCAGCATTGTTTATATTTGGAGATTCAATAGTTGATGtgggtaataacaataatcttcATACAATTGTCAAGTCCAATTTCAATCCTTATGGTAGAGATTTTTTATATCATCAGCCTACTGGAAGATTTTGTAATGGCAAACTTGCTACTGACTTCACTG CTGAGACAATAGGATTCACTTCATATCAACCAGCATATCTCAACAAGGAAGCCACAGGGAAAAACCTATTAATTGGAGCCAATTTTGCCTCTGCTTCTTCAGGCTATCATGATAGTACTCCTAAGATATAT AACACACTTTCATTAAGTAAGCAGCTGGAGTTCTACATGgaataccaaaaaaaattagagttaATTGCAGGAAAAACCAATGCAACATCAATAATTACAGAGGCAGTTTATCTGATTAGCGCTGGAAGCAGTGATTTCCTCCAAAATTATTACATCAATCCTCTTCTTTACAAACTTTACTCTCTTGAAGAATTCTCTAATGTTCTTGTCCAACAATTTGCTGAATTCGTTCGT AAATTATATTGGCTTGGTGCAAGAAAAGTAGGAGTGACATCTCTACCACCATTGGGTTGCTTACCGGCTGCAATCACTATATTTGGAGAAGACAGCAATGAGTGTGTAGAACACATAAACAAAGATGCAATTACGTTCAATAATATGCTTAATTATACTGCAAATGAGCTGCAGACTCAACTTTCTAATCTTACTCTTGTGGTCTTTGACATCTACCAACCACTATATGATATAGTCACTAAGCCTCAAGATAATG GGTTTGTAGAGGCAAGGAAGGCATGTTGTGGAACAGGATTGGTAGAGACATCATACTTGTGCAATTCAAAGTCACCAGGAACATGCAATAATGCATCTGAGTATGTATTTTGGGATGGTTTTCACCCATCTGAAGCCACCAACAGAATTTTGTCTGATGATCTCACTGCAGCTGCTATTTCCCTCATCTCTTAG